From a single Nostoc edaphicum CCNP1411 genomic region:
- a CDS encoding ATP-binding protein, with product MNLDLSTPLQLVGRSLEFQRIVEVLAQDGDLLITGVPGSGRRTLVRGAAQEVGAIVLEIDCIRATDGERFILLLTETISQNWEAAQIQDWVSNFGKEFFVFHPEGKLKSLRSLNQKQLWQAFEILLNLLQIMAIGLNKRVVLILQSFPHIRSWDRNGLWEATFRREINVQTHVSYVLVATIAEISHHPDETNYPLETIQLAPLANDVLALWAREILHIQGMKFDSRSLALQLFLDAVQGHIGDAMAIIRRLQTFSYPDGLISEAAVQQAIEGLLKDLSLVFESLLMLLPANQVHLLESLALDPTDKPQSKEYIQKHGLSRGGSLQGSLTGLQNKGLIYSAEQGYQLALPLLALWLRQRLS from the coding sequence GTGAATTTGGATTTGTCTACTCCTTTACAATTAGTTGGGCGATCGCTAGAATTTCAGCGAATTGTCGAAGTACTAGCCCAAGATGGAGACTTGCTGATTACTGGCGTACCTGGTAGTGGGCGACGAACTTTAGTGCGAGGGGCTGCCCAAGAAGTTGGTGCGATCGTCTTGGAGATAGACTGTATCCGCGCTACAGATGGAGAGCGATTTATCCTCCTGCTAACAGAGACAATTAGCCAAAACTGGGAAGCAGCACAAATTCAAGACTGGGTAAGCAACTTTGGCAAAGAGTTTTTTGTCTTTCATCCAGAAGGCAAACTTAAGTCATTGCGTTCCCTAAACCAAAAGCAGTTGTGGCAAGCATTTGAAATTTTGCTCAATTTGCTTCAAATTATGGCTATTGGTTTAAATAAGCGGGTAGTGCTGATTTTGCAGAGTTTTCCGCACATTCGCTCTTGGGATCGTAATGGTTTGTGGGAAGCTACATTCAGACGAGAAATCAATGTACAAACTCATGTCAGCTACGTTTTAGTAGCAACCATAGCTGAGATCAGCCATCATCCAGATGAGACAAACTATCCGCTAGAAACTATACAGTTAGCCCCCTTAGCTAATGACGTTTTGGCATTGTGGGCTAGGGAGATATTGCATATACAAGGAATGAAATTTGATTCTCGCTCACTCGCACTACAATTATTTTTAGATGCTGTCCAAGGACACATTGGCGACGCAATGGCAATAATTCGCCGCCTGCAAACTTTTTCTTATCCTGATGGGTTAATTAGTGAAGCAGCAGTGCAGCAAGCAATAGAAGGATTGCTCAAAGACTTGTCCTTAGTTTTTGAATCTTTACTCATGTTATTGCCAGCCAATCAGGTGCATCTTTTAGAATCTTTGGCTTTAGATCCTACAGATAAACCACAAAGTAAAGAATATATTCAAAAACATGGTCTTTCAAGAGGTGGTAGCCTTCAGGGATCGCTGACTGGATTACAGAACAAAGGTTTAATTTATAGTGCTGAACAGGGTTATCAACTAGCGTTACCTTTATTGGCCTTGTGGTTACGGCAGAGGTTAAGCTAG
- a CDS encoding aldose epimerase: MFSIAVQQQQYKTYILSDEAAGSQLEVVPERGGIITRWRIQGQEIFYLDAERFTHPELSVRGGNPILFPICGNLPDNTYTHDGQKYTLKQHGFARELPWSATEQNTKDQASLTVVLNSNEQTKAVYPFDFQLAFTYELQGNTLEVRQQYKNLSSTPMPFSAGFHPYFLCGDKTQLELEIPSNQYQDNQTKEIHSFDGNFDFSRDEIDFAFGQLTSQSATAIDRSRKLKLTLDYDDFSTYLVFWTVKGKEFYCLEPWSATRNSLNTGDNLTVLAPGASHTASIRLTANFF; the protein is encoded by the coding sequence GTGTTTAGCATTGCAGTTCAACAGCAACAGTACAAGACCTATATTCTTTCTGATGAAGCCGCTGGTTCTCAGTTAGAAGTCGTACCAGAACGCGGCGGTATCATCACCCGTTGGCGTATTCAAGGGCAAGAAATTTTCTATCTGGATGCTGAACGCTTTACTCATCCTGAGTTGAGTGTCAGAGGTGGGAATCCAATTTTGTTTCCTATTTGTGGCAATCTACCAGATAATACTTACACTCATGACGGTCAAAAATATACTCTTAAGCAACACGGTTTTGCTCGTGAATTGCCGTGGTCAGCAACAGAACAAAATACTAAAGATCAAGCCAGTCTGACTGTCGTTCTTAATAGCAATGAGCAAACCAAGGCTGTTTATCCTTTTGATTTTCAACTGGCTTTCACCTATGAACTTCAAGGTAATACTCTAGAAGTCCGCCAGCAGTATAAAAACTTATCATCCACACCAATGCCTTTTTCGGCTGGTTTCCATCCCTACTTTTTGTGTGGTGATAAAACTCAGTTAGAGTTGGAAATTCCCTCTAATCAGTATCAAGACAATCAAACTAAGGAAATTCACTCTTTTGACGGCAATTTTGACTTTAGCCGTGATGAAATTGATTTCGCCTTTGGACAGCTAACGAGTCAATCGGCTACTGCGATAGATCGCAGCCGGAAGTTAAAACTCACCTTGGATTATGATGATTTCTCTACCTACCTGGTATTTTGGACTGTCAAAGGCAAAGAATTCTACTGTCTAGAACCGTGGAGTGCCACCCGTAACTCCCTCAATACTGGTGATAACCTGACTGTGTTAGCACCAGGAGCTAGTCACACAGCATCTATAAGGTTGACGGCTAATTTTTTCTAA
- a CDS encoding PhzF family phenazine biosynthesis protein, with the protein MGQIITQVDAFTNTVFAGNPAAVCVLLTPQDDRWMQNVAQEMNLSETAFLVRQDDGFNLRWFTPTVEVPLCGHATLASAHVLWSEGHLSPNEVARFYTKSGVLIAKLQGEWIELDFPVNHSQATVAPRELKQALGVPYKSVFLNSFGYLVELESEDLVRQMQPNFQILKTLPISEIIVTSLTHPDSQYDFVSRLFAPGLGIDEDPVTGATHCCLAPFWRDRLHKNELLAYQASRRGGVVKVYYDGGDRVFLAGQAVTVLRGELSRKADSAALASPLASGRGQEAEGNSD; encoded by the coding sequence ATGGGACAAATCATTACCCAGGTTGATGCTTTTACCAATACAGTATTCGCAGGTAATCCTGCTGCTGTCTGTGTTTTGCTCACTCCCCAAGACGATCGCTGGATGCAGAATGTAGCGCAGGAGATGAATTTATCTGAGACGGCTTTTCTCGTTAGACAGGATGATGGCTTCAATTTGCGTTGGTTTACGCCCACAGTAGAAGTACCACTTTGTGGTCATGCAACTTTAGCTAGTGCCCATGTACTTTGGTCAGAGGGGCATCTGTCACCAAATGAAGTTGCGCGTTTCTACACCAAAAGTGGAGTGCTGATTGCTAAGTTGCAAGGTGAGTGGATTGAGTTAGATTTTCCTGTGAATCACTCACAAGCAACAGTCGCCCCGCGAGAACTCAAGCAAGCTTTGGGTGTACCGTACAAATCTGTTTTCTTAAATTCCTTTGGCTATTTAGTGGAATTGGAATCTGAGGATTTGGTACGCCAAATGCAGCCAAATTTCCAAATACTGAAAACTTTGCCGATTTCTGAGATCATTGTCACCAGCCTCACTCACCCTGATTCTCAATATGATTTCGTCTCTCGCTTATTTGCCCCAGGTTTGGGAATTGATGAAGATCCGGTGACTGGGGCTACTCATTGCTGTCTCGCCCCCTTCTGGCGCGATCGCTTGCACAAAAATGAGCTATTGGCTTATCAGGCATCCAGGCGCGGTGGGGTGGTGAAGGTATATTATGACGGCGGCGATCGCGTCTTTCTCGCCGGACAAGCGGTAACTGTTCTGCGAGGCGAATTATCAAGAAAGGCTGATAGCGCGGCGTTAGCGAGTCCGCTAGCGTCGGGCAGAGGGCAGGAAGCAGAAGGGAATTCTGATTGA
- a CDS encoding alpha/beta fold hydrolase, translated as MQATTAPSTIPIPGKYWQWRGHNVYYVRAGEKQLQRPPLLLVHGFGASTDHWRKNITGLCQDFEVFAIDLLGFGRSAKPKLQYSGDLWRDQLHDFISEVIGQKAVLAGNSLGGYACLCVAAQRPDSAAGLVLLNSAGPFSESQPTSEPEALQSEIQPPKQPSSLQKLLGDSVKWMFQQPLAQFVLFQYVRQRWVIRQTLEKVYLDKSAVTDQLIEEIARPAFDPGALDVFVSVFSSPQGEKVDVLLKQLTCSLLMLWGEADPWMNARERSQKFRQYCPELTEHFLTAGHCPHDEIPDRVNPLFRDWVLSIPQ; from the coding sequence ATGCAGGCAACTACAGCCCCCTCTACAATTCCAATTCCTGGTAAATATTGGCAGTGGCGCGGGCACAACGTTTACTACGTGCGTGCGGGAGAGAAACAACTGCAACGTCCGCCCTTGCTTTTGGTACATGGATTTGGTGCTTCCACAGACCACTGGCGCAAGAATATCACAGGATTGTGCCAAGATTTTGAAGTATTTGCGATCGACCTTTTGGGATTCGGGCGATCGGCAAAACCAAAATTGCAGTACAGTGGCGACTTGTGGCGCGATCAACTTCATGATTTTATCAGTGAAGTGATTGGTCAAAAAGCAGTATTAGCAGGTAACTCCCTTGGTGGCTATGCTTGTTTGTGTGTTGCAGCACAACGTCCTGACAGCGCAGCTGGTTTAGTTTTGCTCAATAGTGCCGGGCCTTTTAGCGAAAGCCAGCCCACATCTGAACCGGAAGCTTTGCAAAGTGAAATTCAGCCACCCAAACAACCTTCTTCTTTACAAAAATTACTGGGTGACTCAGTTAAATGGATGTTTCAACAACCTTTAGCTCAGTTTGTGTTATTTCAATACGTGCGACAACGTTGGGTAATTCGCCAAACTTTAGAAAAGGTATATCTTGATAAAAGTGCAGTTACAGACCAATTGATAGAAGAAATTGCTCGTCCTGCTTTTGATCCGGGTGCATTGGATGTATTTGTTTCAGTTTTTAGCAGTCCTCAAGGGGAAAAAGTTGATGTGCTGTTAAAGCAATTAACTTGTTCTTTATTGATGTTATGGGGAGAAGCTGATCCTTGGATGAATGCTAGAGAACGTTCTCAAAAATTTCGTCAATATTGTCCTGAATTGACAGAGCATTTCTTAACAGCAGGTCATTGTCCTCATGATGAAATACCTGATAGAGTAAACCCACTTTTTCGCGATTGGGTATTGTCTATTCCCCAGTGA
- a CDS encoding aminopeptidase P family protein, producing MLIQETSTSLVDTLRLRRQRLANLINFPAILWSGSNSPRNFPANPFPFRASSHFLYFAGLPLSKAAIRLEAGKLELFMDDPSSGSALWHGEMPTREEIALHIGADVARPMAELESWIEDAATLAVQDAATWTQQSQLLNRWVLPQSPPQGIDLELAKAIVSLRLTHDEAALTQLRKAAAVTVEVHKVGMAATPQAKLEAEVRAAMEGVIIAHNMTTSYNSIVTVHGEVLHNEQYHHPLQPGDLLLADVGAETEMGWAGDVTRTWPVSGKFSSTQRDIYNVVLAAHDACIAKIHPGVEYGDIHLLAATVIAEGLVELGILQGNPQDLVEMDAHALFFPHGIGHLLGLDVHDMEDLGDLAGYEEGRQRSDRFGLGYLRLNRPLHPGMLVTIEPGFYQVPAILNDANVRSKYQNVVNWQRLSEFADVRGIRIEDDVLVIKEGREVLTAALPNDADTVENLVNG from the coding sequence ATGCTTATCCAAGAAACTTCTACTTCCCTCGTCGATACTTTACGCCTCCGACGGCAACGACTAGCCAACCTGATTAATTTTCCAGCAATTTTGTGGTCAGGTAGCAATAGTCCGCGCAACTTTCCAGCAAATCCCTTTCCGTTTCGCGCTAGCAGTCATTTTCTCTATTTTGCCGGACTACCATTATCAAAGGCGGCAATTCGTTTAGAAGCGGGTAAGCTAGAACTATTCATGGACGATCCATCATCCGGCAGCGCCCTTTGGCATGGAGAAATGCCAACGCGCGAGGAAATAGCCCTGCATATTGGGGCGGATGTGGCTCGACCAATGGCAGAATTAGAGTCTTGGATAGAAGATGCCGCCACACTTGCTGTACAAGATGCAGCTACTTGGACGCAGCAATCGCAGCTATTAAATAGATGGGTTTTACCACAAAGTCCTCCCCAAGGAATTGATTTGGAGTTAGCTAAGGCGATCGTTTCTCTCCGTCTCACCCACGATGAAGCTGCATTAACTCAGTTGCGAAAAGCTGCTGCTGTGACTGTTGAGGTTCATAAAGTTGGGATGGCAGCAACACCTCAAGCCAAGCTAGAAGCAGAAGTTCGTGCAGCGATGGAAGGGGTAATTATTGCCCACAATATGACCACCTCTTACAACAGTATTGTCACTGTTCACGGTGAAGTTTTGCATAACGAGCAGTATCACCACCCTCTACAACCAGGTGACTTACTACTTGCTGATGTTGGTGCTGAAACCGAGATGGGTTGGGCCGGTGATGTTACTCGCACTTGGCCAGTTTCCGGCAAATTTTCATCTACCCAGAGAGATATTTATAATGTTGTGCTGGCAGCCCATGATGCTTGCATTGCCAAAATACACCCTGGTGTAGAATATGGGGACATTCATCTGCTAGCTGCTACGGTCATAGCTGAAGGTTTAGTAGAGTTAGGAATTTTACAAGGAAATCCCCAAGATTTAGTAGAGATGGATGCCCACGCGCTGTTTTTCCCTCATGGTATCGGTCATCTACTGGGTTTAGATGTCCATGATATGGAAGATTTGGGCGATTTAGCAGGGTATGAAGAGGGACGCCAAAGGAGCGATCGCTTTGGTTTAGGCTACCTTCGTTTAAATCGTCCCCTGCATCCAGGAATGTTAGTCACAATTGAACCTGGTTTTTATCAAGTACCAGCAATTTTAAATGATGCCAATGTCCGTTCAAAATATCAGAATGTGGTGAATTGGCAGCGTTTATCTGAATTTGCTGATGTGCGTGGAATCCGCATTGAAGATGATGTTTTAGTTATAAAAGAAGGTAGGGAAGTTTTAACAGCCGCATTGCCAAATGATGCTGATACTGTAGAGAATCTAGTTAATGGTTGA
- the pdhA gene encoding pyruvate dehydrogenase (acetyl-transferring) E1 component subunit alpha, with translation MVQERTLPTFNPATTHITKEEGLRLYEDMVLGRLFEDKCAEMYYRGKMFGFVHLYNGQEAVCSGVVQSMRPGEDYVCSTYRDHVHALSAGVPAREVMAELFGKATGCSKGRGGSMHMFSAEHRLLGGYAFVAEGIPVAAGAAFQSKYRREVLGDKNADQVTACFFGDGAANNGQFFETLNMAALWKLPILFVVENNKWAIGMSHERATSQPEIYKKASVFNMVGVEVDGMDVLAVRAVAQEAVARARAGEGPTLIEALTYRFRGHSLADPDEMRSKAEKEFWFARDPIKKLATYLVEQNLVDEGEIKAIDRKIQDVIDEAVKFAESSPEPDPSELYRFVFAEDE, from the coding sequence ATGGTTCAAGAGCGTACTTTACCCACTTTTAATCCTGCTACTACGCACATTACTAAAGAAGAAGGGTTACGGTTGTATGAGGACATGGTACTAGGGCGCTTGTTTGAAGACAAGTGCGCTGAAATGTACTACAGGGGCAAAATGTTTGGTTTTGTCCATTTGTACAACGGTCAAGAAGCCGTTTGCAGTGGTGTTGTACAGTCAATGCGACCGGGTGAAGATTATGTTTGTAGTACCTATCGCGACCACGTTCATGCTCTGAGTGCGGGCGTACCAGCAAGAGAGGTAATGGCAGAATTATTTGGCAAAGCCACAGGTTGCAGCAAAGGGCGCGGTGGTTCCATGCACATGTTTTCTGCCGAACATCGTTTGCTGGGTGGCTATGCTTTTGTGGCTGAGGGAATTCCTGTAGCGGCTGGAGCGGCTTTTCAAAGCAAATACCGCCGCGAAGTGCTGGGAGATAAAAATGCTGACCAAGTGACAGCTTGCTTTTTTGGCGATGGTGCAGCTAATAACGGTCAGTTTTTTGAGACGCTAAATATGGCAGCTTTATGGAAACTGCCAATTCTGTTTGTAGTCGAAAATAATAAGTGGGCCATTGGGATGTCTCACGAACGAGCCACTTCCCAGCCAGAGATTTATAAAAAAGCCAGTGTGTTTAACATGGTGGGCGTGGAAGTAGATGGTATGGATGTACTAGCAGTCCGAGCTGTGGCCCAAGAAGCTGTAGCCCGTGCCCGTGCAGGTGAAGGTCCAACATTAATTGAGGCGCTTACATACCGCTTCCGGGGTCACTCTTTGGCTGACCCAGATGAAATGCGAAGCAAAGCGGAGAAAGAATTTTGGTTCGCCCGTGACCCAATTAAGAAGTTGGCAACTTATTTGGTGGAGCAAAATCTGGTGGATGAGGGAGAAATCAAAGCAATTGATCGTAAAATTCAGGATGTAATCGACGAGGCAGTTAAATTCGCCGAAAGCAGCCCTGAACCAGACCCCAGTGAGTTATATCGTTTCGTGTTTGCAGAAGACGAGTAA
- a CDS encoding shikimate dehydrogenase, with translation MTKEITGKTKLLGVIGHPVEHSLSPVMHNAAIAQLGLDYIYLPFPIEPQNLEVAIAGFAAVGVVGFSVTIPHKQAIIPLLSEITPLAQTIGAVNTVSRQNNKWVGTNTDIEGFIAPLQTTYKQDWSQKVAVILGNGGAARAVVAGCTQLGFAQIHVVGRNLQRLQEFRNSWSNSPLADKFQVHQWEELPKLIPQANLLVNTTPIGMYPKVDQSPLSVEEIANLPTGAIAYDLIYIPKPTQFLEQAQKQGAIAIDGLEMLVQQGAAALKIWLQQETVPVEVMRQALQNHLGLVE, from the coding sequence ATGACTAAAGAAATTACAGGTAAAACTAAACTACTAGGAGTCATTGGACATCCGGTGGAACATTCGCTGTCACCAGTGATGCATAATGCTGCAATCGCACAATTAGGATTAGATTACATTTATCTCCCTTTTCCGATCGAACCACAAAATTTAGAAGTTGCGATCGCAGGTTTCGCTGCTGTTGGGGTTGTCGGCTTTAGTGTGACAATACCTCACAAACAAGCGATCATACCGCTACTCTCAGAAATTACCCCCCTGGCCCAAACTATCGGAGCAGTAAATACTGTTAGCCGCCAAAATAACAAATGGGTGGGAACAAATACGGATATAGAAGGATTTATCGCTCCTTTGCAGACAACATATAAACAAGATTGGAGTCAGAAAGTAGCGGTAATTTTGGGCAATGGTGGTGCAGCAAGAGCAGTTGTAGCAGGTTGTACCCAGCTAGGTTTTGCCCAAATTCATGTTGTTGGACGCAATCTGCAAAGATTACAGGAATTTCGCAATAGTTGGAGCAATTCACCCCTAGCTGATAAATTCCAGGTTCATCAATGGGAGGAATTGCCAAAGCTGATTCCCCAAGCAAATCTGCTAGTAAATACAACTCCTATTGGGATGTATCCCAAAGTTGATCAGTCGCCTTTGAGTGTCGAAGAAATAGCGAATTTGCCAACGGGTGCGATCGCTTACGATTTGATATATATTCCTAAACCGACGCAATTTCTAGAACAGGCTCAAAAACAAGGTGCAATTGCGATCGATGGTTTAGAAATGCTAGTCCAACAAGGGGCAGCAGCATTAAAAATCTGGTTGCAGCAGGAAACTGTGCCTGTAGAAGTGATGCGCCAAGCGTTACAAAATCATCTGGGTTTGGTGGAGTGA
- a CDS encoding DUF362 domain-containing protein codes for MQTQKSSVSLIRATSYEREALRESLVILLEPFGGMAAFVKKGDRVLLKPNLLTGSRPGKECITRAELVYEVAQMVIEVGGKPFLGDSPAFGSAKGVAIANGYLPILEELNLPIIDFHGQRYQTISDNFNHLRLSKEVMEADVVINLPKVKSHAQLTLTLGVKNLFGCVPGKMKAWWHMEAGKDANRFGEMLVETARAINPNLTILDGIIGHEGNGPSNGEPRQLGILAAASDIFALDRAMVEILNVPPEQVPTVAASQRLGVCPELADIEFPHLNPDLLKIEDWRLPDNLIPIDFGMPRVIKSTFKHLYTRFIKEPMSVYGRE; via the coding sequence ATGCAGACTCAAAAATCATCTGTCAGTCTCATTCGGGCTACGTCCTATGAACGAGAGGCTTTACGAGAATCTTTAGTTATACTGCTGGAACCTTTTGGAGGAATGGCAGCATTTGTAAAAAAAGGCGATCGCGTTTTACTCAAACCTAATTTACTTACAGGCTCACGTCCTGGTAAAGAGTGTATCACCCGTGCTGAACTAGTTTACGAAGTTGCCCAGATGGTAATTGAGGTTGGCGGTAAGCCATTTTTGGGCGATAGTCCTGCTTTTGGCAGTGCCAAGGGCGTAGCAATAGCAAACGGCTATCTGCCTATTTTAGAAGAACTCAATCTTCCCATCATCGATTTTCACGGTCAGCGTTACCAAACCATTAGCGACAATTTTAACCATCTGCGGCTGTCTAAAGAAGTAATGGAAGCAGACGTAGTGATTAACTTACCTAAAGTGAAATCTCACGCCCAGTTGACATTAACACTGGGCGTAAAAAACCTGTTTGGTTGTGTCCCCGGCAAAATGAAAGCTTGGTGGCACATGGAAGCTGGAAAAGATGCAAATAGATTTGGTGAAATGTTAGTAGAAACTGCCAGGGCAATTAACCCTAACTTAACCATATTAGATGGCATCATCGGTCATGAAGGTAATGGCCCCAGTAATGGGGAACCTCGCCAACTAGGTATTTTAGCAGCCGCATCAGATATATTTGCTTTAGATCGGGCAATGGTAGAAATCCTCAATGTTCCTCCTGAACAAGTGCCCACAGTTGCAGCTTCTCAAAGGCTAGGAGTTTGTCCAGAACTAGCTGACATAGAGTTTCCACATTTAAATCCCGACTTATTAAAAATAGAAGATTGGCGGCTACCAGACAATTTAATACCCATTGATTTTGGTATGCCCCGCGTAATTAAATCTACGTTTAAGCATCTTTACACCCGATTTATCAAGGAACCAATGAGTGTTTACGGAAGAGAGTAG
- a CDS encoding cation-translocating P-type ATPase: MVQAASPIAPQEKQFTVWHTLEISEAIAHLHSDAENGLSSVVAKHLLSEVGANELTGKKSKPWWLKFLLQFNQPLLIILLCAGLVKALSGSLVNAGVIWGVTTTNAIIGFIQESKAESAIAALAKAITTEATIIRDGQKLRIASGELVPGDIVLLTSGDKVPADLRLIKVKNLQIDESALTGESLAVEKKTQTLKPDIALAERKNMAYAGGFVTFGQGTGVVVATGNTTETGRISQLMEQHTDISTPLTRKFNKFSQNWLYMVLGLAALCFVVGLSFRGFQEALEAAVALTVSAIPEGLPAVVTVTLAIGVSRMARRNAIIRKLPAVETLGSATVVCSDKTGTLTENQMTVQAIYAGGYQYTLTGIGYTPEGEILIDDKPVNLNSHKGLQECLIAGLLCNDSHLEKKNGRWVVMGDPTEGALIASANKAGFSQPTLLQQMLKVDAIPFESDFQYMATLHATPQGKTIYIKGSVEAIIQRCTLMLNTDGQTRPLDCVETLRQSSIEREVNIMARQGLRVLALAKKIVPDGQNTLDHPDIDTGLIFIGLQGMIDPPRESAIKAVQACQEAGIEVKMITGDHAITAQAIAYRMGINKNGSVLAFTGAELAKMDKTELAEVAQEGAVFARVAPEQKLRLVEALQSKGEIVAMTGDGVNDAPALKQADIGIAMGGAGTEVAKEAADMLLTDDNFASIEAAIEEGRAVYKNLLKAICFILPVNGGESMTILISTLLARDLPILSLQVLWLNMLNSITMTVPLAFEPKAQNIMQQAPRHPNEPLISKSRLQRILAISLFNWIVIFGVFEYIRQTTGNVDLARTMAINALIAGRIFYLLSISQLIPNLIAKMDGTIKENVDIPAIGFGILGAIILQIIFAHVPLINEVFETAPLNLQQWLFCLAVGSPMILWATVVNRFDPPN, encoded by the coding sequence ATGGTACAGGCAGCATCTCCCATCGCACCCCAAGAAAAGCAATTCACCGTTTGGCATACTTTGGAAATTTCTGAAGCGATCGCTCACTTGCATAGTGATGCTGAGAATGGTTTGAGTAGTGTAGTAGCCAAACACTTATTGTCTGAAGTGGGAGCAAACGAACTCACAGGCAAGAAAAGCAAACCTTGGTGGTTAAAATTTTTACTGCAATTTAACCAACCACTGCTGATTATTTTGTTGTGTGCGGGTTTAGTAAAGGCGTTAAGTGGCAGCTTGGTGAATGCTGGTGTTATTTGGGGAGTGACTACAACTAACGCCATCATTGGATTTATTCAAGAATCGAAAGCCGAAAGTGCGATCGCAGCCCTCGCCAAAGCAATTACCACCGAAGCAACCATTATCCGTGATGGTCAAAAATTACGCATTGCTTCTGGTGAGCTAGTACCTGGAGATATTGTGCTGCTAACTTCTGGTGATAAAGTCCCAGCAGATTTACGGTTAATTAAGGTTAAAAATTTACAAATAGATGAATCTGCCCTGACTGGTGAATCTCTAGCAGTAGAAAAGAAGACTCAAACTTTAAAACCAGATATTGCTCTAGCCGAGCGCAAAAATATGGCTTATGCGGGTGGCTTCGTTACCTTTGGGCAAGGTACTGGTGTTGTAGTTGCCACAGGGAACACCACAGAAACAGGGCGAATTTCTCAGTTAATGGAGCAACATACAGATATTTCTACTCCTTTAACTAGAAAATTCAATAAATTTAGCCAAAATTGGCTGTATATGGTGTTAGGATTAGCAGCCCTCTGCTTTGTAGTGGGATTAAGCTTTCGAGGTTTTCAAGAAGCTTTAGAAGCAGCAGTCGCTTTAACAGTCAGTGCGATTCCTGAAGGATTACCAGCAGTCGTGACAGTTACCCTAGCCATAGGTGTTTCCCGGATGGCGCGACGCAACGCCATTATCCGCAAATTACCAGCCGTTGAAACCTTGGGAAGTGCAACTGTTGTTTGCTCTGATAAAACTGGGACTTTGACAGAAAACCAGATGACAGTACAGGCAATTTATGCGGGGGGATATCAATATACTCTCACTGGTATCGGTTACACACCGGAAGGCGAAATCCTGATAGATGACAAACCCGTGAACCTCAACAGCCATAAAGGTTTGCAAGAATGTTTAATCGCAGGTTTATTGTGTAACGATTCCCATTTAGAAAAGAAGAATGGTAGGTGGGTAGTAATGGGAGATCCTACAGAAGGGGCACTAATCGCATCAGCAAATAAAGCAGGTTTTAGTCAGCCTACCTTACTTCAGCAAATGCTAAAGGTGGATGCGATTCCCTTTGAATCAGACTTTCAATACATGGCGACTTTGCACGCCACACCCCAAGGTAAGACTATTTATATTAAGGGTTCAGTCGAGGCAATTATTCAGCGTTGCACTCTGATGTTGAACACTGATGGACAAACCCGCCCCTTAGATTGTGTAGAAACATTACGGCAAAGCAGCATCGAGCGCGAAGTCAATATTATGGCACGGCAAGGCTTACGGGTATTAGCTTTAGCGAAAAAAATAGTACCCGATGGGCAAAATACCCTAGATCATCCAGATATTGATACCGGGTTAATTTTCATCGGCTTGCAGGGAATGATCGATCCGCCGCGTGAGAGTGCTATTAAAGCAGTCCAAGCCTGCCAGGAAGCGGGAATTGAGGTCAAAATGATCACTGGCGATCATGCTATCACAGCGCAGGCGATCGCTTATCGCATGGGCATCAACAAAAATGGCTCAGTTCTGGCTTTCACAGGTGCAGAACTAGCAAAAATGGATAAAACAGAACTTGCCGAAGTTGCCCAAGAAGGCGCAGTCTTTGCCCGTGTCGCCCCAGAACAAAAGCTACGTTTAGTCGAAGCTTTGCAATCAAAAGGTGAAATCGTTGCCATGACAGGAGATGGTGTCAATGATGCACCAGCCTTAAAACAAGCAGATATTGGTATTGCGATGGGTGGTGCTGGTACAGAAGTTGCCAAAGAAGCCGCAGATATGCTGCTTACCGATGATAATTTTGCCTCCATTGAAGCTGCTATAGAAGAAGGACGGGCAGTTTATAAAAATCTGCTCAAGGCAATTTGCTTTATTTTGCCTGTCAATGGTGGTGAGTCAATGACAATTTTAATTAGCACATTGCTAGCCAGGGATTTACCAATTTTATCTTTACAAGTTCTGTGGCTCAATATGCTCAACTCCATTACTATGACAGTGCCTTTAGCCTTTGAGCCAAAAGCGCAAAACATCATGCAACAAGCGCCTCGTCATCCTAATGAACCATTAATTTCAAAGAGTCGGTTACAACGAATCTTAGCAATTTCTCTATTTAATTGGATTGTCATATTTGGAGTATTTGAATATATCCGCCAAACTACAGGTAATGTTGATTTAGCGAGAACAATGGCGATTAACGCTCTCATTGCTGGACGGATATTCTATTTATTGAGTATTAGTCAATTAATCCCGAATTTGATAGCCAAGATGGACGGCACAATTAAAGAGAACGTTGATATACCTGCTATTGGCTTTGGGATTTTAGGGGCAATTATTTTGCAAATTATTTTTGCTCATGTGCCATTAATTAATGAAGTTTTTGAAACAGCACCATTAAACTTGCAACAGTGGTTATTTTGTTTAGCAGTTGGTTCACCAATGATTTTGTGGGCTACAGTAGTGAATCGTTTTGATCCGCCAAATTAA